TCACTAGTGCTCGGATATTTTCGAATGTCAAATTTTGCTACTGCTACAATTGTTTTAGTCTCAAAATCAACATTAGCATCCCATTCCAAATGGGTTATAACAGCTTCCTGCGGCTTAGAAAATGAATGATCGTCTTTTTGCATTAAATCGTTTGTGGTAATTCTATTCTTTTTCATTTCTTTATTTTCATTACAAGAAAGCAAGCCTATAACAATGAAAAATAGTAGAGTTGTTTTTCTCATTTGACAATGGGGCTTAATATTGAATTATCCTTTAGGTTCATATAAATTAAAACGAAGACTAAATTAGTTAAATGAAATTAGCTTAACTTACTAGTAATTGATTAACTTTAGTCTGCACTTAAAAAACTAATATTTAAAGTGAAAAAACTAATAACTATCGAAATTTATTACAAGATTTTGAAGTTAACGTATTTTGTTATCATATTTGGCGGTATATGTTTAGAATGTCAGGCACACATCAGCGACCCACTGTAGTAATAGATATAGAAAAGGGTTTTTTTGAAATTTCAGGTTCTTCAATTCCAGAGAACCCTATGGATGTTTTCACTCCCATTTTCGATCATTTGAATAGATATATGGAAAATCCATTACCTGTAACAGAATTACATTTCCGTCTAGATTATTTTAATACAAGTACTTCCAAACTAATGTTGGATATGATCCACAAAATGGAATCTTTAATTGACGAAGACGGCAAAGACGTGAAAATCAAATGGTTTTATAGAGAAGCTGATGATGATATGATGGAGATCGGTGAAGATTTTGCTAATCTGTGCAGATTACCAATAGAGATCATTCCTTATAACTAAAGCATTTTATTGGGGGGGAAACCAGCCTGAGACTGTTCTCCCACCAAATGAAAAAAGGGCTTAAACTTCATCCAAGAACTTCTCCAACTTTTCGATGGTTACATGATCCATAACCACTATTTTATACCATTGCGGACTTTTATGACTATCAGGAATCAAGCCATATTTTTTACAAACTTCTTTTTGTAGAAATTGAGCTTTGATGGTGACGATGTTAGCATCAGGATATCGATAATAGTCAATATCCTTTTTATTTAAGGCTTTACATAACCATTCAGTCCTATGGTTTAAAACCAAGGTTTTTTCAAACCAACCATTGGGCCCGTAGGTCATTAAAATCATCCAAATAGCAATGGCATTTGCTCCAGATCGAGAACCTATCAAAGTAAAATCTTGACCTTCCACGTAGCTAGCTTCTTGTGTATTGGCAAAATGCATCCAGTTTTTGCGAATTAAGAAGATTCCTGTTCCATAAGGTGCTTGAAGCATTTTATGGGCATCAAGAGTAATAGAATTCACATGTGGGTTGCTGAAATTCAAATTATTTTCAGGTTTTGCAAAGGGGTAGAAAAAGCCTCCGTAAGCCCCGTCAATATGAAGTTTGAATGGTATCTCCTTTTCAATAAAGGTATCTGTGTATATACTGACATCATCCACAGAACCGAACATTGTGGTCATCATATTGGCCATTATAATAAAATACTTCTTTCCATCTTGCTGTGCTTGATCAATAGTGCTTTCTAAAGCTTCCTGACTAATGGAACGGTCATTTTCATCGACTTCTACTTTATAAAAATTCACTCTCAACACATTGGATGCTTTTGCAGATGAATAATGAGCATCAGAAGAGCTAATCAACGCAATTTCATCAATACTTGCTTGGTGCTCTTGCATGAAATAATTCCTATAGATCCATACAGCTTGCATATTGGCCTCAGTGCCTCCAGAAGCTACATAACCGTCATATTCTGTATCGCAATGCAAAATATCTTCTGCACAAACCTTGATTACTTCTTTTTCAAGTTCCTGAGTGCCTCTGAAAAAGCTTTCTGACTCGCCTAAAGTATGACAACCTATATGATTCGGATTGTGAATTAAAGTGGATAGGTAGGGAGCATCTTCCAAAAAAGGTGCATTTTGATAAAATACCTTGTCATCCAAATGGGATGCTGGCAAACCTATAATATTTTCGGTATAATAATCTACATTTTCTGAAAGGGCAGAAAATATCCTTTTTCTAATCTCTAGTTGAGATAGTTTTTTCCACTTTTGCATGATTTAGAAATTTAAATTTTTTGAAATTGGTCAGATTCCTCGTGCGGAGATCTTGGAAAGGTTCTACAAAAGTAAGAATTTTAATTTCATTTCCAATATGACGTAATTTGGCATAAAATTTTTCACACTAAAATCTTAATTTTTATATTAGTATCAAGAATCAATCATTAAGAAATGAAATACAAGCTTGTCCGCTACAAAGATTACAAAATTGCGAAATTCTCTTTAATTCTTCTTAGTGCAATTGTATTACTTAGAGCAATACCTTTTGGCTTTGGTGCTTTATATGCATTAATCGAAAATTATTTTATTAAATAAGATGAAATACAAGCTTATACCCGAATCAAGATATTATCTATTATTAACCATTTCTATTTTTGCGGGTGCAATAGTATTAGCTTATGGATTGGGTTACCTCGCAGGAATGATATCGAAATTATTTTAATATAATGGAAAAAATCAAGAAAGAGCATTTTATCGGTTTTTTTGTAGGTATACTTGCTGTATTGATTTTCGATTTTGCTCTCAAACATCAAAAATATATTGATGCTTTTAATAAAGGCTATGAAAAAGCACAGCAATCTCAGGTAAAAAAAATTAATTCTTTCCATATTTATTCAAAAATCTTAACCTTCACTCAATTTAATGGTAGGTTATTTTCATCTTTGGTAAGGTTTCCTTTCATCGACTTGGAGGTAAAAATTAATGCTTGAGTTATTAAGCCGAGAATTATCAAAAGCCCTAGTTCTAAGTAGGAAAGACTAGCATTGCTGGTAACTATAGATCGAGAATTATTATATAAATCTTCTCCAACTTTCATTTGAATGGTTGACAACTTATTTAACAATTCTATATTTTCATTATACAAGTTATTTAGCTTATAAACTCCTATTTTTGGATTTTGCTCAACTACTCTGAGCTTTTCATAATTATCAAGGTAATCTTTAAATACAGTTTTCTCTGCCACTGTTAAATAAGTCATTTGATAATCCGATAATAGGGAATCAACCTGTTTATTTATAAGTGCAAACTCATCATCAATATCTATACCTTGCTTTTGTCCAAAATCAGTCAACAAATATTTCTTCTCCTGAGTAGCGGTAGCTAATTTGAAAATATAATTTTCAACTAAGAGCCTATCCTTGTAGACAGAACTAAAAGTTTCACCCAATTCATTGATGTTTTTATTTTCCCAACGATTATTAATTAGCACTAATACTAAAATAACAATAAGGGCAGATGCCAATTTTAACTTTTGCTGAATGAAATAGGAAAAATGCATAGTGTTTTCATTTTAAATAATAATAAGATAGGCAAATCTTTAGACACTAAATAATAAGAACCAAAAAATACTTACATCAGATAGAGAAAACATAATAAAGTCTATCGCCAAATTAAAAAGTTGTTTGAATTTCTAATTTGTGATTATAAGTATTTCATTTCAACCCCCCAAAAAACTCATAACAAAATAATTTCCTTTACCACCTCTTTTCCAAGCTCTTCTCTGAACAAATGTATAATTCTTTCCTTGCTCATATGAAGTTCCTGTTTTAGAGCACTGGATTCAACCGTTACGAAAAGCTTGCTTTCCTTCATAAAAACTCCTTTAGTTCTACTTGCGATTGCTTTCCCCATTAATTTCGGCCATAAATTCACCACCTGTGTTTGGTCAACCTTTCTATTTAAGTGATAAGCATCAAACATCTCATTAATGACCTGACCCAAAGGAGTAGCCTCCGATTTTCTGATGCTGGCTGGATGTGGATTTTTCTTTTTATACATTTTCTTGAGTTCTTATGTGGAATCTATTAGTTAATCGTACAAATTGCTTTTCGGTACATAATATCAGATCGATACAAGCCTTTCTCTTGTAATTGCCTAATAGGCTCTATTTTGGTCTAGTTCAAAAAATTTCTTTTCTGTATTGATATCTTTCAAATAGTCTTTACTTCTTTCGGCTCTGGCATCGGTCAAGAATATCTGACCAAACCTTCCGTCCGCCATCATTTTCAACAAATAAGCTATTCTTTTATCATCCAATTTATCAAAAATATCATCTAACAAAAGTAGTGGCTTTTGATTTTTAGCGGCTTTCAATAATTCAAATTGCGCTAATTTTAAGGCAATTACAAATGATTTCTGCTGTCCTTGAGAACCAAATTTCTTGACTTGCTTTCCTTCCGAGAGAAACACATAATCATCTTTATGAATTCCCAATGTCGTCCTCCCTTGTCGAAAATCTTTTTGCTGTTGTGATCTGAAATCCGTTTCGAAAGCATTTGTTACTCGGGTTTCATAATTAATATTGACTTCTTCCTGACCATCCGATAACTCTTGATAAAATTCCTTGAAAATAGGTAAGAAATTTTCCATCAAAGTATTGCGCTCTTCAGAAATACTTAAAGCCAATGGAATCATTAGTTCATCATAAGGAGCCAACTGATCAGCTGAAAATCTGCTTCTTTCTAAAAATGACTTTAGCAATGTATTCCTTTGCTTTAAGAGATGATTATATTTCACCAATAATTTCAAGTATTCTTGGTCTAATTGACAGAGCAGATTATCAAAGAACTTTCTCCTCATTTCACTGGCTTCCCTAACTATATCTGTATCCTGCGGGATTATCATTACCAATGGGAGTTTACCAATATGCTCGCTCAGTTTATCATATTCTTTTCCTGCCCATCTTACCATTTTTTTTTCTCCTAAACGGACAGCACAAAGCATTTCCACATTCTTATCCTCCACCTCAAAATTGGCTTTAATAGAAAAAAAAGCTTCTTCATGCAAAATATTATCCTTATCCACCGCATTAAAAGCACTTTTGGTGAAAGCCAAATAATAAATCGCATCAAGCAAGTTTGTTTTTCCCACTCCATTTCGTCCCAAAAAGCAATTAATGCCATCCACAAATGAGAAATCTGCTTGCGGATAGTTTTTGAATTGAGCTAATCGAATATTTTGGAGCTTCATTTTTCGCACTTGTGGGTTTTTTCGTTATTTTCGCATCCCGTAACAAGATGAACAAAGTTAAGTTATTCTTTTGTGACGGAAGAAATACATCAAAAAAAGAAAAAGCATTATGGCTACAAAGAAATCAAAAACTGCCAATAAAAAGAGTTTCGATAAGGAAACTTATATGGAATGGTTCAGGTCCATGTCCTTAATGAGAAGGTTTGAGGAAAAAGCTGGGCAACTATACGGTCAGCAGAAAATCAGTGGCTTTTGCCACCTTTACATTGGACAGGAGGCTTGCGTAGCTGGTGCTGTTAGTGCATTAAAAAAAGGCGATAAATATATCACTGCTTATAAGGACCATGCGCATCCGATCGGTTTAGGAACTGATCCGAAGGCAGTAATGGCTGAACTTTTTGGTAAAGAAACGGGGGTTTCCAAAGGAAAAGGAGGCTCCATGCACATGTTCGATAAAGAGAATCATTTTTTTGGTGGACATGGGATTGTAGGTGGACAGATTCCTTTGGGAGCAGGAATCGCATTTTCTGAGCAATACAAAGGAACAGATAATGTGTGCATTACTTATATGGGTGACGGTGCTGTTCGTCAGGGAGCTTTCCACGAAGCTTTAAATATGGCAATGAGCATGAAATTACCTGTAATCTTTGCTATAGAAAATAATGGTTACGCCATGGGAACTTCTGTGAAAAGAACCTCTAACGTGACCGAATTACATACCTTGGGTGAAGCATATGATATGCCTTCAAAAGGGGTAGATGCTATGAATGTGGAAAATGTTCACAATGCCGTGGCAGAGGCAGCTGAAAGAGCAAGGAAAGGGGATGGTCCAACTTTATTGGAATTCAGAACTTATCGATATAAAGGGCATTCTATGTCTGACCCCGCTAAATATAGAACTAAAGAGGAGCTAGAAGAATACAAAGGTAAAGATCCTATTGAGCAAGCTAAGGAAGCCATTTTGAAAAATAAATACGCTTCTGAGGATGAATTGAAAGAAATCGATAACGAGCAAAAAGAAATCGTAAAAGAATGCGTGAAGTTTGCCGAAGAATCTGATTTCCCTCATGTTGATGAAGTTTACAGAGATGTTTACGCTCAAGAGGATTATCCTTTTATAGTGGATTAAAGGCTTCAATGCTAAACCTGTCAGATTTCAATTTGAAAAATCTTCAAGCTATTAAATATAGCAGTAATAATTACTAGTGAAAACCTGACAGGGTTTAGTACCGTGCCTAGCACCATGGTTGGTGGAGAACCGACCATTTAATGTTTATTAGTTTAAATCCCAAAGCTTTAAACTATTAAATGATGGAATTGGGTAATAATAAATAAATTTTTATAGCTTTGCGGTCTTAAAATAGTGGCAATGGCAAAAACAAAATCTAAAGAGAAACAAAGTTCCGAGTTTTATGAAAACCCTGAGGTATTAGCTCAGCAACTTTCTAAAACAGAAGAATTCATTGAAAACAATAAAAAAGTAGTATTTGGTTTAGGGGGAGTAATCGCCTTAATCATTGTAGCCTTTTTCGGTTACCGATACTATATGAACAATCTTAATGAGGAGGCTCAGAAAGAAATGTTCCAAGCCGTATATTGGTTTGAAAATGAAGAATATGATTTGGCCTTGAATGGTGATGGCAATAACTATGGCTTTTTAGCAATAGTAGAAGATTATGGCTCAACGAAGTCAGGCAATTTAGCTAACTTCTATTTGGGTAGCATTTACATGCAGCAAGGGCAATTTGAAACTGCCATTGATTATTTAGACGATTTTAGCAGTGACGACTTATTGGTTCAAGCTAGAGCTTATGCCTTGATCGGTGATGCATACATGGAGTTGGGAAATTTTTCCTTGGCTGCGGATCAATACGGAAAAGCCGCGAATTACAAAAGCAATGGAGAATTTAGTCCTGTTTATTTCATGAAGCAAGGTTTGGCTTTTGAAAAAGCAAACGATCTAGAAGCGGCCATGGGTAGTTACCGAAAGATTACTGAAGACTTTAGTGACTCTAAACAGAAAACTGAAGCTCAAAAATACCTATCCCGATTAGAGGCTCAAAAATAATTTAACTAGAAAAAAGTGATAAAGGAAAAGGGATAGGTTTTAAAAACCTGTCCCTTTTTTGTTGGAAAATACTCAAGAAATATGGCATCAAATCTTAAAAACCTTAGTGAGCATTCCGGTAAAAACATGAAAGGATTGCAAGATAAAAACTTTGCAATAGTAGTTTCAGAATGGAATGAGGAAGTAACGGAATCCTTATATAGTGGAGCCTATGAAACATTGCTGGAAAACGGCATCCCGAAAGCAAATATTGAAAAGCATTATGTACCCGGAAGCTTTGAGTTAAGCTTAGGAGCCCAATGGATGGCAGAAAGAAAAGACATTGATGCAGTGATTTGCCTCGGGTGTGTAATTCAAGGAGAAACCAAACATTTTGATTTCATCTGTGATGCAGTGGCTCACGGGATTACTAATGTGAGCTTAAAATACAACAAACCGGTTATTTTCGGGGTTCTGACTCCTAATACGCAGCAGCAAGCTTTAGACAGAGCTGGAGGAAAACACGGCAATAAAGGAGATGAAGCTGCATTTACCGCATTAAAAATGTTAGGATTAGCAAAAGGATTATGATTGTATTAAAATTTGGCGGAACTTCTGTCGGCACGCCTCAAGGAATGAATCAGATTCGTGAAATCATCACGAAAGACAACAATAAAAAATTAGTAGTTCTGTCGGCCCTTAGTGGAGTGACCAATACTTTGGTTGAAATAGGTGAAAGGTTACGAAAAAAGGAACATGAGCAAGCTTCTAAAGTAATTAAAAAGCTGCAGAAGCGATATGATGAATTTTTAGCTGACTTATTTGAAACGGAGGTTTTCAAAAGTAAAGCCATTGCCATTATTTCAGAAAGCATGGATTTCATAAAATCCTGCCTAGAAAAACCCTTTACCAATTCCATTGATAAGGAATTATTGGCACAAGGCGAATTGATGTCCACCAATATTTTTAATTTGCATTTGCAAGAGCATAAGTTAAACAGTGCTTTGATTAATGCCTTGGATTTCGTGAGAACAGATGCTTTTTCTGAACCTGATGAGGCTTTCATCAATAAAGAATTATCTGATATTTTGATGAAGCAACCTGCTGAAACCAATCTGATTATCACCCAAGGTTATATTTGCCGAAATGCAGAAGGCCATATTGACAATTTAAAAAGAGGGGGAAGTGATTATACAGCTTCCCTCGTAGGTGCCGCATTGAATGCAGATGAAATCCAGATTTGGACGGATATTGATGGCATGCATAATAATGATCC
This is a stretch of genomic DNA from Marivirga harenae. It encodes these proteins:
- a CDS encoding DUF1987 domain-containing protein, with protein sequence MFRMSGTHQRPTVVIDIEKGFFEISGSSIPENPMDVFTPIFDHLNRYMENPLPVTELHFRLDYFNTSTSKLMLDMIHKMESLIDEDGKDVKIKWFYREADDDMMEIGEDFANLCRLPIEIIPYN
- the recF gene encoding DNA replication/repair protein RecF (All proteins in this family for which functions are known are DNA-binding proteins that assist the filamentation of RecA onto DNA for the initiation of recombination or recombinational repair.), with the protein product MKLQNIRLAQFKNYPQADFSFVDGINCFLGRNGVGKTNLLDAIYYLAFTKSAFNAVDKDNILHEEAFFSIKANFEVEDKNVEMLCAVRLGEKKMVRWAGKEYDKLSEHIGKLPLVMIIPQDTDIVREASEMRRKFFDNLLCQLDQEYLKLLVKYNHLLKQRNTLLKSFLERSRFSADQLAPYDELMIPLALSISEERNTLMENFLPIFKEFYQELSDGQEEVNINYETRVTNAFETDFRSQQQKDFRQGRTTLGIHKDDYVFLSEGKQVKKFGSQGQQKSFVIALKLAQFELLKAAKNQKPLLLLDDIFDKLDDKRIAYLLKMMADGRFGQIFLTDARAERSKDYLKDINTEKKFFELDQNRAY
- a CDS encoding tetratricopeptide repeat protein encodes the protein MAKTKSKEKQSSEFYENPEVLAQQLSKTEEFIENNKKVVFGLGGVIALIIVAFFGYRYYMNNLNEEAQKEMFQAVYWFENEEYDLALNGDGNNYGFLAIVEDYGSTKSGNLANFYLGSIYMQQGQFETAIDYLDDFSSDDLLVQARAYALIGDAYMELGNFSLAADQYGKAANYKSNGEFSPVYFMKQGLAFEKANDLEAAMGSYRKITEDFSDSKQKTEAQKYLSRLEAQK
- a CDS encoding aspartate kinase; this encodes MIVLKFGGTSVGTPQGMNQIREIITKDNNKKLVVLSALSGVTNTLVEIGERLRKKEHEQASKVIKKLQKRYDEFLADLFETEVFKSKAIAIISESMDFIKSCLEKPFTNSIDKELLAQGELMSTNIFNLHLQEHKLNSALINALDFVRTDAFSEPDEAFINKELSDILMKQPAETNLIITQGYICRNAEGHIDNLKRGGSDYTASLVGAALNADEIQIWTDIDGMHNNDPRVVEKTFSIPELSFEEAAELAYFGAKILHPSCIRPAQKRTIPVRLKNTMKPEAAGTLIHTKEGAGEGIKAIAAKDGIIAIKVKSLRMLMAYGFLRRVFEIFEKYKTPIDVITTSEVAISVTIDNIYYLDSILSELRPFGEVEVDQEQSIICLVGNMVAEKPGLVSKIFAALQDVPVRMISYGGSRHNISIVVDTRYKTEALKRLNDGVF
- a CDS encoding DUF721 domain-containing protein translates to MYKKKNPHPASIRKSEATPLGQVINEMFDAYHLNRKVDQTQVVNLWPKLMGKAIASRTKGVFMKESKLFVTVESSALKQELHMSKERIIHLFREELGKEVVKEIILL
- a CDS encoding pyridoxal phosphate-dependent decarboxylase family protein, with product MQKWKKLSQLEIRKRIFSALSENVDYYTENIIGLPASHLDDKVFYQNAPFLEDAPYLSTLIHNPNHIGCHTLGESESFFRGTQELEKEVIKVCAEDILHCDTEYDGYVASGGTEANMQAVWIYRNYFMQEHQASIDEIALISSSDAHYSSAKASNVLRVNFYKVEVDENDRSISQEALESTIDQAQQDGKKYFIIMANMMTTMFGSVDDVSIYTDTFIEKEIPFKLHIDGAYGGFFYPFAKPENNLNFSNPHVNSITLDAHKMLQAPYGTGIFLIRKNWMHFANTQEASYVEGQDFTLIGSRSGANAIAIWMILMTYGPNGWFEKTLVLNHRTEWLCKALNKKDIDYYRYPDANIVTIKAQFLQKEVCKKYGLIPDSHKSPQWYKIVVMDHVTIEKLEKFLDEV
- the pdhA gene encoding pyruvate dehydrogenase (acetyl-transferring) E1 component subunit alpha, with product MATKKSKTANKKSFDKETYMEWFRSMSLMRRFEEKAGQLYGQQKISGFCHLYIGQEACVAGAVSALKKGDKYITAYKDHAHPIGLGTDPKAVMAELFGKETGVSKGKGGSMHMFDKENHFFGGHGIVGGQIPLGAGIAFSEQYKGTDNVCITYMGDGAVRQGAFHEALNMAMSMKLPVIFAIENNGYAMGTSVKRTSNVTELHTLGEAYDMPSKGVDAMNVENVHNAVAEAAERARKGDGPTLLEFRTYRYKGHSMSDPAKYRTKEELEEYKGKDPIEQAKEAILKNKYASEDELKEIDNEQKEIVKECVKFAEESDFPHVDEVYRDVYAQEDYPFIVD
- the ribH gene encoding 6,7-dimethyl-8-ribityllumazine synthase, which translates into the protein MASNLKNLSEHSGKNMKGLQDKNFAIVVSEWNEEVTESLYSGAYETLLENGIPKANIEKHYVPGSFELSLGAQWMAERKDIDAVICLGCVIQGETKHFDFICDAVAHGITNVSLKYNKPVIFGVLTPNTQQQALDRAGGKHGNKGDEAAFTALKMLGLAKGL